The stretch of DNA ATAGGCGATGGCGCTGAACGCTTCGTCGCGGCGCCATTCGGCCGGTGCCCGGTCGCGCTGGGCGAGCCATCGCTGCCAGCTCTCGTCCTCAAGGCCGCGGGCCAGGTCGCCGAACTCCTCGTCCGAGGGCCCACCGGCGGTGGGGTCGTCCTGCCTCAGGCGCCAGGGGCGTGCGCGCCCCCCGTGGTGCGGGGCCTCCTCGATGTGCCCGTGACGTGCGAGCTGCCGAAGGTGGAACGAGCAGAGGCCCGAGCTGTAGCCCAGCCGGGCGGCGGCTTCGGTCGCCGTCACGGTGCCGACTTCGGCCAGCAGAGCCATCAGGGCCGTACGGACCTCGTGCTCGCGCAGTGCGTCGGCGGGGTCGGCAGCGGGGTCGGCGGCGTCGGGGGAGGGGGTGAGGTCGTCTTCGGTCACTTTGCAAAGTCTGCTACTTTGCAAAGGCCTTGGCAAGCCGCAGAGAGAAGTCGCAGAAAGAATGGGGAGACAGCGATGTCCGATCGTCACGACCGGTCCCACCTGGTGGACCGGCGCGTCCGTGTGCAAGGTCGGCCCGTCGACACGTACGCCGCACTGCCACCCGAGGCGGAACGGGGTTCGGTGCGCCGGGTCACGGTGGTGGGTGAGGAGATCCTCAGCCGTCCTTGCCGGGAGGTGACCGAGTTCGGAACCGCGGAACTGTCGGCGCTCATCGACGACATGTTCCTGACGATGTACGTGGCCGACGGTGCCGGGCTCGCCGCCAACCAAGTGGACGTCGACCTGCGGCTGTTCGTCTACGACTGCCCGGACGACGACGGGATCCGGCACGTCGGCCACATCATCAACCCCGTTCTGGAGCTGCCCGATCCGGGCAGCCGCCGACTCGTCGACGAATTCGAGGGCTGCCTGTCCGTGCCCGGCGCGGCCATGGCGGTCCCGCGCACCGACCGTGCCGTCGTCCGCGGTCTGGACAAGGACGGCAGCCCTCTCGCCATCGAGGGCACCGGCTACTTCGCGCGGTGCCTGCAGCACGAGGCCGATCACCTCGTCGGCCACACGTATCTCGACCGGCTGTCCAAGCGGGACCGCAAGGACGCCTTGCGGCAGATGGAAGAGCGCCGCGAGGACGTCTTCGCGCAACGCGCGACCAAGGCAGGCAGCCTTAGGCGTTGAACCTCAGAGAGAGGCGTTGAACCTCAGACAGAAGCGCCGGCCTCGCCGATCGCCTGGTCCAGCATCGTCAGGCCGAGCGACAGCTCGTCCTCGGTGGCGGTCAGCGGCGGGGCCATCCTCAACACCCCGCCCATACCGGGGAGTTGGACGATGTTCATGTGCAGCCCGAGTTCGAGGCAGCGCCGAGTGACCAGCGCGCCCAGCTCGTTCGAGTGCTGCTTGGTCTCGCGGTCGACGACGAGTTCGAGCCCGGCCAGCAGGCCACGGCCGCGGATGTCGCCGACGACGGCGTGCCGCGAGGCGATGTCCGTCAGGCCTCGGTGGAGGAACGTGCCGAGCGCCCGCGCCCGCTCGTCGAGCTTGTCGCCGACCAGGACGTCGAGGACGGTGTTGCCGACCGCGGCCACCAGCGGGTCGGCGACGTGCGTGGTGAAGAACAGGAATCCGCGCTCGTGCGCCTCCTGCTCGATCTCGGCGCTGGTCACCACGGCCGCGAGAGGCAGCCCCGCACCCAGCGTCTTGGACAGCGTGAGGATGTCGGGCACGACGCCGTCGCGCTCGAACGCGTACCAGGTCCCTGTGCGGCACAGGCCGGTCTGGGCCTCGTCGAGGATCAACAGCATGCCGCGTTCACGGCATTTGGCGCGCAGGGCCGCGAAGTACCCGGGCGGTGGCTCGATGATGCCGCCCGAGCTGAGGATCGGCTCGACGAGGCACGAGGCCAGGCTGCCGGTCGACTGGGCGTCGATCAGGTCGAAGGCGAAGTCCAGTTGGCGCCGCCAGTCCAGGGAGCCGTCGTCCGTCGTGAAGTCGGGCCGGTACGCGTTCGGCACGGGGATGGCGAAGTTGCCGGGCGCCCCCGGACCGTAGCCCTTGCGTCCCGCGCTGTAGGTGGCGGACGCGGCGGCCTGCGTCATGCCGTGCCAGGACCGCGCGAAGGAGACGATCTCGTGCCTGCCGGTGACGAGCTTGGCCATGCGGATGGCGGCCTCGTTGGATTCGGCGCCGGTCGTCAGGAGCAGCGCCTTCTCCAGCGGCGCGGGCAACGTGTCGGCGAGGCGCCGGGCGAGGTCGACCACCGGGCGGCTGAGCATGCCGCTGAAGAGGTGGTCGAGGGACGCGATCTGCCGCCGGACGGTCGCGACGATCTCGGGATGCGAGTGGCCGAGGATCGCGCTCATCTGGCCGGAGGTGAAGTCGAGGATCTTCCGGCCGTCCGCGGTGAACAGGAAGCTTCCGGCGGCACGTTCGATGATCTCGCGGGTGAACTCGCCGCCGTAGCGCACGAGATGCCTCTCGGCGTCCTCCCAGAAGGCGCCGGTGGACAGCGGGGCGGTGGTCGAAGCGGTCGTGGTCGGAGCGGTCATGTCGCCGACGGTAGGCGGCAGTTGAGCGACACGTCCATCTCACGATTCCGGCTTTCCTGTTCGGGAAAACCGCACAACAATGAGGGGCGTGATGAACCCCTGGAGGCTGCGGCTCCTGAGCCAGCTCGACACGCTGGGCACCGTCAGGGCGGTCGCCCAGGCCGCCAACCTGAGCCCGTCGAGCGTGTCCCAGCAGCTCGCCGTGCTCGAGACCGAGACGCGTACGCAGCTGCTCGAACGGACGGGGCGCCGGGTGCGGCTGACCCCGGCCGGGCTGATCCTCGCCCGCAGGGCGCGGGCGATCCTCGACCACATGAACAGCGTGGAGGCGGAGCTGCGCGGCTTCGGCGAGGAACCGGCCGGGCTTGTGCGGCTCGGGGCGTTCCAGAGCGCGATCCACACGATGGCCGTGCCTGCGGTGAGCCGCCTGGCGCGCAAGCATCCGCACCTCGACGTCGAGCTCCTCGAGCTGGAGCCGCACGCGAGCATGCCCGCGCTGCGGGGCGGCGACGCGGACATCATCATCACGACCACGGACTTCGACGAGCTGCCGCTCGGACCGGACCTCGACATCGTGCCGCTGGCCACGGACCCGATCCTGCTGGTGGTCCCGCCCGACCATCCCGCGGCCGGCCGCGGTGCCGTGGACCTCGCGGCGTACGCGGACGAGTCGTGGGCGTTCGACGTCCCGCAGTCGTACATGGCCAATCTCGCGCTGCGCCTGTGCCGTCAGTCGAGCTTCGAGCCCCGGGTGGTGTGCCGGTTCAGCAACTACATGATGACCCTGCAACACGTCGAGGCGGGGCTGTCGATCGCGCTGCTGCCCGGCCTGGCGGTCGACCGCCGCTATCGCGTCGCCACCAGGGAACTCGCCTCTCCCGTGACGCGCACCATCACGGCGGCGATCCGCCGCGGCTCACCGCCTCGCGCGGCGGTGAGCGCCGTACTGGAGGCGCTGCGGCACCATCCGGAGCTGCCGCTGCCGGGTGGGGAGTGAGCCAGGGGCCGACTGCTCTTCGTAACCCACGATGAGTGCCCCGCCCCACGTTGTCGAGCACGACGAAGCCGCGGTCGGGCCGTCTGCCCTAGCTTCCGGTCATCGCAGCAACCGAAAGGGGCAGCAGATGACAGGGCGCACAGCAAGGATGAGCGCAGTGGGTCTGGCGGCAGCGGCGGCCTTGACCGCCGCTTCGTTCACCTCACCCGCTGCAGCCGACGCCGGCGTCGGCGTGGGACACGCGCAGACCCAGGAAGCGTTGGACGCCGCGGTCGAGGCCGGGGTGCCCGGGGCGACCGGGCAGGTCGACGACCGGTACTCGATCTGGACGGGCACGTCGGGCGTCGGGGACCTCAGGACGGGCGCGCCGCGCTCAGCGGTCGACCGCTACCGGATCGGCAGCGCGACCAAGACCTTCGTCGCCACCGTGCTGCTCCAGTTGGAGGCGGAGGGCAGACTCGACCTCGACGAAAAGGTCGACAAGTGGCTGCCCGGTGTGGTTCAGGGCAACGGCCACGACGGCCGTCGGATATCCGTCCGGCAGCTGCTCAACCACACCAGCGGGATCTTCGGCTACACCGCCGACCCGGAGTTCCTGGAGCGGGGCTTCACCGAGAAGTTCCTGGAACATCGCTACGACACCTACACGCCCGCCCAGTTGGTGGGCATCGCCATGCGCCACGAACCGCTCTTCGAGCCGGGCGCGGGCTGGAGCTATTCCAACACCAACTACACACTGGCCGGAATGATCATCGAGAAGGTCTCGGGCCACCCGTACGAGGGCGAGATCGAGCGGCGCATCATCAAGCCGCTCGGCCTGTACGCCACTTCCGTCCCCCGCACCGCGTCGTCGATGCCGAAGCCGAGTTCCCGTGCCTACTCCAAGCTCTCCCTGGCGCCGAAGCCGACGGACCCGACGCACGACGTAACCGAGCTCAATCCGTCGGCCGCGGGCTCGGCGGGCGCGATGGTCTCCGGTTCCGGTGACCTGAACCGCTTCTACTCGGCCCTGCTGGGCGGCAAGTTGTTGCCCGCGGCGCAGCTCAAGGAAATGAAGAGCACCGTTCCGGTCGGCGGGGCCGGTCTGATCACGGGCTACGGGCTCGGGCTGATGAAGTTCGAGCCGTCCTGCGGCCTTTCGGTCTGGGGACACGGCGGCAATATCCAGGGCTCGGCGTCCCAGGCCGTGACCACTCCGGACGGCAAGCACTCGCTCGCCCTCAACTTCAACGGCGACTGGGCGGGGAACAGCCAGGCCGTCATCGAAGCGGAGTACTGCCCGAAGTAACCCCAAGTGACCCCAAGTGATCCCAAGTGACCTGAAGCGAACAGAGACTGGTGCGGTTGTAGGTGGGTCGTCGAGATCTCAGCCGTGAGATTTCATCCGTAACGCAGGATGCGCGGGGCGAAGGTGTTCTCAGGGCCGGTGGCGCGGCCGACCGACCACACCTTCTCCGTGCCCGGCACCGGCGCCAGCTGCAGCCTCAAGGAGTCACCCTCCCCTGCCACCGCAGGTTCGCTGTACTCGGTGAACGACTGTCCGTTCCAGGCGAGGAAATCCGGCCCGGGGACGAACGGCGGCCAACTGCCCGGCGGGCCGTACTTCTGCGAGCGGGCCACCGAGACCCAGCCAAGACCGCCGGACGGGCCGGGCGTCAGCGAGGTCACCGAACCGAAGTCGGTGGGCATGGTCACCCGGCTCCACTTCTGCCCGTCGAAGCGGACCAGCAGGGGCGGAATCGGCTTGCCGACCGGGCCGCCCACGAACCCGTCCGTGCCACCCGCCCACACCTCCGTCGGCGAGACCGCCAGCACACTGCCCACGGCCGACCGCGGGAATCCGTGCACGATCGTCTGCTGCCACGCATCGCCGTCCCAGTGCGACACGGCCGCACCCGAGTGGGTCTCACCCGCGGCCCACACGTCGTCGGCCGACAG from Streptomyces sp. BA2 encodes:
- a CDS encoding ArsR family transcriptional regulator, whose product is MTEDDLTPSPDAADPAADPADALREHEVRTALMALLAEVGTVTATEAAARLGYSSGLCSFHLRQLARHGHIEEAPHHGGRARPWRLRQDDPTAGGPSDEEFGDLARGLEDESWQRWLAQRDRAPAEWRRDEAFSAIAYLTPEEMSRVADTVRRALAPYQDREQRPLARPAGARPVALITRLFPLLAQPDSGADGGGTPPAGT
- the def gene encoding peptide deformylase, which produces MSDRHDRSHLVDRRVRVQGRPVDTYAALPPEAERGSVRRVTVVGEEILSRPCREVTEFGTAELSALIDDMFLTMYVADGAGLAANQVDVDLRLFVYDCPDDDGIRHVGHIINPVLELPDPGSRRLVDEFEGCLSVPGAAMAVPRTDRAVVRGLDKDGSPLAIEGTGYFARCLQHEADHLVGHTYLDRLSKRDRKDALRQMEERREDVFAQRATKAGSLRR
- a CDS encoding aspartate aminotransferase family protein, coding for MTAPTTTASTTAPLSTGAFWEDAERHLVRYGGEFTREIIERAAGSFLFTADGRKILDFTSGQMSAILGHSHPEIVATVRRQIASLDHLFSGMLSRPVVDLARRLADTLPAPLEKALLLTTGAESNEAAIRMAKLVTGRHEIVSFARSWHGMTQAAASATYSAGRKGYGPGAPGNFAIPVPNAYRPDFTTDDGSLDWRRQLDFAFDLIDAQSTGSLASCLVEPILSSGGIIEPPPGYFAALRAKCRERGMLLILDEAQTGLCRTGTWYAFERDGVVPDILTLSKTLGAGLPLAAVVTSAEIEQEAHERGFLFFTTHVADPLVAAVGNTVLDVLVGDKLDERARALGTFLHRGLTDIASRHAVVGDIRGRGLLAGLELVVDRETKQHSNELGALVTRRCLELGLHMNIVQLPGMGGVLRMAPPLTATEDELSLGLTMLDQAIGEAGASV
- a CDS encoding LysR family transcriptional regulator, giving the protein MNPWRLRLLSQLDTLGTVRAVAQAANLSPSSVSQQLAVLETETRTQLLERTGRRVRLTPAGLILARRARAILDHMNSVEAELRGFGEEPAGLVRLGAFQSAIHTMAVPAVSRLARKHPHLDVELLELEPHASMPALRGGDADIIITTTDFDELPLGPDLDIVPLATDPILLVVPPDHPAAGRGAVDLAAYADESWAFDVPQSYMANLALRLCRQSSFEPRVVCRFSNYMMTLQHVEAGLSIALLPGLAVDRRYRVATRELASPVTRTITAAIRRGSPPRAAVSAVLEALRHHPELPLPGGE
- a CDS encoding serine hydrolase domain-containing protein — translated: MSAVGLAAAAALTAASFTSPAAADAGVGVGHAQTQEALDAAVEAGVPGATGQVDDRYSIWTGTSGVGDLRTGAPRSAVDRYRIGSATKTFVATVLLQLEAEGRLDLDEKVDKWLPGVVQGNGHDGRRISVRQLLNHTSGIFGYTADPEFLERGFTEKFLEHRYDTYTPAQLVGIAMRHEPLFEPGAGWSYSNTNYTLAGMIIEKVSGHPYEGEIERRIIKPLGLYATSVPRTASSMPKPSSRAYSKLSLAPKPTDPTHDVTELNPSAAGSAGAMVSGSGDLNRFYSALLGGKLLPAAQLKEMKSTVPVGGAGLITGYGLGLMKFEPSCGLSVWGHGGNIQGSASQAVTTPDGKHSLALNFNGDWAGNSQAVIEAEYCPK
- a CDS encoding WD40/YVTN/BNR-like repeat-containing protein; translated protein: MVRRLLVAALAVAMTIITVMSSAAAETQSWQHVPVPVEVRPQAGLNEAVAFGPDRAWAVGTDAVGREAPGYPLMLRWDGTAWQRQSLSGIRWQGELLSVAATSPSAVWAVGRDSAGGARLLRHDGGSWSESRPPRGVVLTKVVAGGGETWLIGSRDGAQVLLRRDGRGWQDVPAPPGAVYGLHILSADDVWAAGETHSGAAVSHWDGDAWQQTIVHGFPRSAVGSVLAVSPTEVWAGGTDGFVGGPVGKPIPPLLVRFDGQKWSRVTMPTDFGSVTSLTPGPSGGLGWVSVARSQKYGPPGSWPPFVPGPDFLAWNGQSFTEYSEPAVAGEGDSLRLQLAPVPGTEKVWSVGRATGPENTFAPRILRYG